The region AGTGTCTCCCCTTTTTGCACGCTCGAGCGTTCCGGGTCAAACGGAATGACATGAAGCCCAAGTTTCCGTTCCGCCATCTCGAAGCTGCATTTCGTGCGCGTGCTCGGTTCGAAAAACAAGTTGGCGACGTACATCGGCGCTGCCGGACGCCAAATGCGCCCGTTGCGGAACGCTTCCGCTTCATCGAGCAAACGGTTGATTTCATCGAGCGGCAGTTCGCTTAACGTGAAAAGATGGGTCATCGGTCTCGCTCCCTTTTCCTTTTTTACAAAAAAACACCTTGCCGATGAGGCAAGGTGTGACGGTCGGCGCACGGCAGGGCCGAGGGTAGACTCCGGCCCTGGATGCGCCTGTTTTCACACCTTTTTAAGCCTCGCGGGACTTAATTAAAAGGTGCTTTTCGATTAGGCGACATGGTCGCTGCTGTTTTCTTCAAATAGGTTTTCCGCCGCTTGCGGACGCCCCGGCAACATCAAGTTGAGGAGGACGCCGACAATCGCGGAGAGCGCCATCCCGGTGATTTGGAAGCTCTCGCTGATTTTCAGCACGGCGCCGCCGATGCCGATGACCAAGATGACCGAGGCGATGACTAAATTGCGCGTCTGGCCGAAATCGACGCGGCTGTCGATCAACATGCGCAGTCCGGACGAGGCGATGATGCCAAACAGCAAGATCGACACACCGCCCATGACCGGCGTCGGAATCGAGCTGATCAGCGCCGTGATTTTGCCGACGAAGCCGAAAGCGATGGCGATCACCGCCGCGCCGGCCAGCACGTAGACACTGTAGACGCGGGTGATCGCTAGCACGCCGATGTTTTCCCCGTACGTCGTTTTCGGCGGGCCGCCGAGCAAGGCGGAAATCATCGTCGCCGTTCCGTCCCCTAAAATCGAGCGATGCAATCCCGGCTTTTGAATAAGGTCGCGGCCGACGACTTTGCTTAACACAAGCTGGTGGCCGATATGCTCCGACAAGGTGACGATGGCGATCGGAACCATGAGCATGACGATCTCCCACGTGACGCGCACCGGATAGTCGGCAAACGGGATGAGGAAATCCGGCCATTCCAACCATTTCGCCGCCGCCACTTTTGACAAGTCAACCAATCCGACGGCCAGCGCGTAGAGGTAACCGACCACGATGCCGACAAGCACCGGAATGAGGCTCAACATGCCGCGCGCCAATACCGAGCAGACGATCGTGGCGGCGAGCGTCACGAGCGCCACTGAGAAATGGAGCAGGCTGTATTTGCCGTCCGGGCCGTTCATCGCCATCCCGACCGCCGTGCCGGCTAGGCCGAGGCCGATGACGATGATGACCGGGCCGACCACAACCGGGGGCAGCAGCTTCATCACCCAGCGGTAGCCCGCTTTTTTAATGATGAGGGCGACAACCCCGTACACCAACCCCGCAAGAAAGCTGCCGATCATCGCCGCTCCCGGGCCGCCAGCCGTTTTCGCCGCGATGATCGGCGCAATGTAGGCGAACGACGAACCAAGATACGCCGGCACTTGCCATTTCGTAATGATCAAAAACGCAAGCGTTCCAAGCCCGCTTGTGAGCAAGGCGATTGACGGGTCCAACCCGACTAAGTACGGCACTAAAATCGTCGCGCCAAACATGGCGAATAAATGCTGAAGGCTTAATGTGATCCATTGCCCAACGGTCGGGCGGTCTTGAATGTCCAACACCGGTTTGTTCATCTTTCGTCACTCCTTTGATCAAATGAGCGAACTTACTGTCTAGTGTGCACAAAAAACCCTCTTTGCCCATGAAGGCGCAAAGAGGGTGCAGAAACAGCCGAAACGATTCCGCCCCTTTTGCAGCCTCACGGGACTGCGCTTAAAAGGGTGCTTCGCTATTTTTCATGAATGGAGACTTGATCGATGCCGTCCACTTCCGTCAGCTCAACGACAATAAGTTCCGAACGGGAAGTCGGCACATTTTTGCCGACAAAATCGGCGCGGATCGGGAGTTCTCTATGGCCGCGGTCGACAAGCACCGCAAGCTGGATGCGCGCCGGGCGGCCCAAATCCATCACCGCATCCATCGCCGCCCGCACCGTCCGGCCGGTGAAGAGCACATCATCAACCAAAACGACGTTCCGCTCGGTCACCGGAAACGGCACATTCGTTCCTTTCACAAGCGGTTCATGGTCGTCCGTCTTCACGGTCAAATCGTCGCGGTACAAGGTGATGTCAAGCTCGCCGACGGGAACGGACGCTCCTTCAATTTGCCCGATCCGCTCCGCCAGGCGGCGCGCCAAGTAAATGCCGCGCGTTTTAATCCCGACAAGCACGCAGCCGTCAATGCCTTTGTTTCGTTCGATGATTTCGTGGGCGATGCGCGTCAAAGCGCGGCGAATCGCCTGTTCGTCCATCACGACCGCTTTTTGCATGCGAGCCACCTCCGTTGGCGCAAAAAAATCCCCCGCCTGTGAAGCGGGGGATGGCGGGTTGATCGCCGCAGACATCAAACGGGCATGCGCCGCGATGTTGTTTGTTGAATCCGACCCCTTTTCAGCCTCACAGGACTGAACTTAAAGGTTCTGTTCACTTGGTTTCATTGTAAAGCGAGCGGCTCCGTTTGTCAATCGTTTTTTCGCAGCCAGTCAAGCAATTCGGCAAACTCCGGCGGCAACGGTGCTTCAAATTCCAAATACTCGCCGGTGCGCGGATGATGGAATCCAAGAACGCCGGCGTGCAGCGCCTGGCCATCAATCGGGAGCGTCTTTTTCGGCCCGTATTGCGGATCCCCGGCAAGAGGGTAGCCGATGTATTTCATATGGACGCGAATTTGGTGCGTCCGTCCCGTTTCAAGCTGGCATTCGACATACGTATAGCGGCGGAACCGCTCGAGCACGCGGAAATGGGTGACGGCTTCCTTGCCGTTTTCCTCAGTGACGGCCATTTTCTTTCGATCGCGTTTGTCCCGGCCGATCGGCGCGTCGATCGTGCCGTAATCGTGCGGAATGACGCCGTGGACGATCGCCTTGTAGCGGCGCGTCACCGTTTTGTGGACGAGCTGCTCGACGAGCGAGCGATGGGCGGCGTCGTTTTTCGCCACCATGAGCAATCCGGACGTATCTTTGTCGATCCGATGGACGATGCCCGGGCGAAGCACGCCGTTAATGCCCGAGAGGTCGCGGCAATGGGCGAGAAGCGCGTTCACGAGCGTGCCGCGCATATGCCCCGGCGCCGGATGGACGACCATGCCGCGCGGTTTGTTGACGACAAGAACGTCTTCATCTTCGTAATAAATGTCCAACGGAATCGGCTCCGGCTCCACCTCGAGCGGCTCCGGCTCCGGGGGCGAAACGGCGACGGCGTCGCCCGCTTCGCATTTGTAGTTCGCTTTCACCGTATGGCCGTTCACGGTCACAAGCCCGTTTTTGATCCATTGCTGCACTTGCGAACGCGACCATTCGTCATGGAGTGCCGCGATCACTTTATCGATCCGTTCGCCGTCATATTCGTCTTCGATGTGAAACGTGATCGTGTCCATCTACTCATTCCCTTTCTCTGGTGTTGCGAAAAAAAACATATGGACAAACAGCAAGATGACGCCGACCGTCAGCGCCGAATCGGCGACATTGAACACCGGAAAACTGTATGTGCCGATGTACGCGTGGATGAAATCGACCACTTCCTTGCGAAAGACGCGGTCGAGAAAATTCCCAATCGCCCCGCCGAGCATCAGCCCAAGCCCCACGCCCGCCAGGCGTTCGGAAGGCTTCAGGCGGCGGATATAGATGATGATCGCAGCCACAACGACAACGGTAATCAAATAAAAAAGCCAAAACTGCCCTTGGAGCATGCCCCACGCCGCTCCGCGATTGCGGTGCGACGTAATGTAGAGCGCATTTTCAATGATACGAATGCTTTCCCCAAGCCGCATATAGCGGACGACAAGCCATTTTGTCCATTGATCGAGGATGACGACCGCCGCCGCAATCCAATAGTATGCCACCGTGCCAAGTCCCCCTGTCCTTCTCATTCATTCTTTTTGCATTGTAGCATAATTCGCCATGGCAAACAAATGAAGTGGCAAAAAGGAGTCAGTCAAGACTTTATGGAGAGCTTTTTTCGATTTTTCGATTTTTTACGGCGGCCATCTCAATTAGCCATGATAAAAAGGAGAAACGACTTCCCACTTCCTGACCATGGAAGCGGCAAGAGGAGTGTGCGGCCGGGTGCACTAAACGAACGGACATCGTTCCATAGAAGCTCCCCATTCCCACATTCAGCCGATGGCTTCCAATTCGTTTACCAAAACTCCCGTCCAATCAAAATGGCGGCGATCACAATGCCCGCCCCCAGCCACATCATGGGGAGAAGGAGGGACAGCGAATCGGCCGGCGCTTGAAACAAAAACAGATGCGGCCACGGCATGAACGTTCCTTGCGTCACGACTTCCATAAAGGTATAGACCGAGATGACCGACAAGGCGACATCCAGGCTGCCAAAGACGCCTAACAAGGCAAGCCCAATCAACTGGTAAAACGAAAACAGCAGAAACAGGTGCACCAACACGGGTGCGGTGAGAAACATCGTTCCATGAATCCATATGACCGCCGCAACAAGAAGAACGATGCATCCCCCATGCAAAACAGCATAGCGAACCAAGTCGAAGACGACCGCTTTCCGGTAATGCCATAACAGCGCTTCTTTCGCCCCTTCGTCGTACAAATGGCGGTACAAAAAGACGAGATGCCATCCGGCGATCGGCACGGCCATGCCTTGGATGACGGTGTACGGCAAAAACGGTTCGTCGGAGCGGGCGGACAAGATCCCCATCAACCCGACGCACAGCCCGTAGACGAGAAACGGAAACCAGTACAATCGGCCGAGCAAGCGGCGGTCAAAGGAAAAATGATGGGCGATCGTTTTTTTATCCATGCGCTTCCGCCTCTTTCAACAACGCCAAATATCCGTCCATCAGCCGCGGGGCGACAGGCCGGCCGATGGGTTCTTCGGACAAGACGCGCACGACGACGTGGGAAGGCTCTTCGCTCATTTGGACGACTTCGTTGGCGGCCATGACCGAGTCAAGCTCCTCAAATGGCACGTCCAACTCATACGTATAAGGAGCCGCTTTTTGCTTGAGCTCGTCCGGGCTGCCTTCAAACAGCACCATGCCGCGGTCCAACACCCCGATTTTCGTGCACAAAAATTCAATGTCCTCGACAAGGTGCGAAGAGATGACGATCGTATGATCGTGCCCCAGCCGCTTCAACAAATTGCGAAACCGCACGCGCTCGCGGATGTCAAGCCCGGCCGTCGGCTCATCAAACAGGAGGATGGACGGCTCCCGAAGCAGCAGCATGGCAATGCCCACCCGCCGCATGCCGCCGGACAGCTCGCGCATTTTTTTGTTGATGTGCGAAGACAAGTTGACTTGTTCGATGACCTTCTCGATTTTGGATCGGCAGGCGGCGGGATGTTCACCTTGCAAGACGGCGAGATGCTCAAGCACTTCATACATCGTCAGCTCCGGGTACATCATAAACTCTTGCGGCAAATAGCCGATCTCGTTCACCCGCTTCACCCTCGTGCCGGTGCTGATCGGCTCGTCTCCGAGCGACACCCGTCCGGCATTGAACTCCAACAGTCCGGCCACAATGCGCATCAACGTCGTCTTGCCGGCGCCGTTTGGCCCCAGCAAGCCGTACACGCCGGAGAGGGAGAGAGAGACATCGGATAAAATCGGCTTCTTTTTCACGATTTTCGTCAATCCTTCAATGACGACCGCCAACGCCGTTCACCTCCTGCATCATCTCAAAGATGCGGTCCCATGTCCAACCGTCGTCCATGTTCGCATACCATGTCCGCAAACATTGTTGTTTTTGGTCGACATCCAGCGGCTGAAACGCTTGATAAATGGCTTCAATTTGC is a window of Geobacillus kaustophilus DNA encoding:
- a CDS encoding solute carrier family 23 protein, giving the protein MNKPVLDIQDRPTVGQWITLSLQHLFAMFGATILVPYLVGLDPSIALLTSGLGTLAFLIITKWQVPAYLGSSFAYIAPIIAAKTAGGPGAAMIGSFLAGLVYGVVALIIKKAGYRWVMKLLPPVVVGPVIIVIGLGLAGTAVGMAMNGPDGKYSLLHFSVALVTLAATIVCSVLARGMLSLIPVLVGIVVGYLYALAVGLVDLSKVAAAKWLEWPDFLIPFADYPVRVTWEIVMLMVPIAIVTLSEHIGHQLVLSKVVGRDLIQKPGLHRSILGDGTATMISALLGGPPKTTYGENIGVLAITRVYSVYVLAGAAVIAIAFGFVGKITALISSIPTPVMGGVSILLFGIIASSGLRMLIDSRVDFGQTRNLVIASVILVIGIGGAVLKISESFQITGMALSAIVGVLLNLMLPGRPQAAENLFEENSSDHVA
- the pyrR gene encoding bifunctional pyr operon transcriptional regulator/uracil phosphoribosyltransferase PyrR; its protein translation is MQKAVVMDEQAIRRALTRIAHEIIERNKGIDGCVLVGIKTRGIYLARRLAERIGQIEGASVPVGELDITLYRDDLTVKTDDHEPLVKGTNVPFPVTERNVVLVDDVLFTGRTVRAAMDAVMDLGRPARIQLAVLVDRGHRELPIRADFVGKNVPTSRSELIVVELTEVDGIDQVSIHEK
- a CDS encoding RluA family pseudouridine synthase; this encodes MDTITFHIEDEYDGERIDKVIAALHDEWSRSQVQQWIKNGLVTVNGHTVKANYKCEAGDAVAVSPPEPEPLEVEPEPIPLDIYYEDEDVLVVNKPRGMVVHPAPGHMRGTLVNALLAHCRDLSGINGVLRPGIVHRIDKDTSGLLMVAKNDAAHRSLVEQLVHKTVTRRYKAIVHGVIPHDYGTIDAPIGRDKRDRKKMAVTEENGKEAVTHFRVLERFRRYTYVECQLETGRTHQIRVHMKYIGYPLAGDPQYGPKKTLPIDGQALHAGVLGFHHPRTGEYLEFEAPLPPEFAELLDWLRKND
- the lspA gene encoding signal peptidase II, which gives rise to MRRTGGLGTVAYYWIAAAVVILDQWTKWLVVRYMRLGESIRIIENALYITSHRNRGAAWGMLQGQFWLFYLITVVVVAAIIIYIRRLKPSERLAGVGLGLMLGGAIGNFLDRVFRKEVVDFIHAYIGTYSFPVFNVADSALTVGVILLFVHMFFFATPEKGNE
- a CDS encoding ATP-binding cassette domain-containing protein, which encodes MAVVIEGLTKIVKKKPILSDVSLSLSGVYGLLGPNGAGKTTLMRIVAGLLEFNAGRVSLGDEPISTGTRVKRVNEIGYLPQEFMMYPELTMYEVLEHLAVLQGEHPAACRSKIEKVIEQVNLSSHINKKMRELSGGMRRVGIAMLLLREPSILLFDEPTAGLDIRERVRFRNLLKRLGHDHTIVISSHLVEDIEFLCTKIGVLDRGMVLFEGSPDELKQKAAPYTYELDVPFEELDSVMAANEVVQMSEEPSHVVVRVLSEEPIGRPVAPRLMDGYLALLKEAEAHG